A region from the Ictalurus punctatus breed USDA103 chromosome 25, Coco_2.0, whole genome shotgun sequence genome encodes:
- the acot20 gene encoding acyl-coenzyme A thioesterase 2, mitochondrial isoform X2, with protein sequence MALYLRIREVVSINARQLCSLSGVQLRILPSSSCFFDEAVQVQVSGLPPGQNVELRAKHTDDKGVVFKAAATYRADQQGEVDLSRQPSTGGSYTGVEPMGLFWSMLPESPHKKLLKRDASRPALIHIEVHKDGQILTEETNERRFMADGVQRVPVRHGRLRGTLFIPPGEGPFPGIIDLYTLGGTVCEPRAALLANKGFVVFALAFYGYQDMPKTVDRLDLEYFEEGVTFLQTQPKVKKSGIGIVSISKSGDLALSMSSFLPNVSATVCINTCTANVLFPLHYKDMVIPSFVGSTKRIRVTKSGILDIRDILNDPMEKDRAAVIPIERASCRFLFIVSGDDRNWNSAFFAEQACGRLKAHGKANYDMVSYPTAGHFMEVPYMPHHPSGLHAAVSQVVTFGGEPKAHAYAQVDAWRRVQEFFKKHL encoded by the exons ATGGCGCTGTACCTGAGAATAAGAGAAGTTGTTAGTATTAATGCACGACAGCTGTGCTCTCTTTCTGGAGTTCAGCTTCGCATCCTTCCGAGCAGCAGCTGCTTCTTCGATGAAGCGGTCCAGGTTCAGGTGAGCGGTCTGCCTCCTGGACAGAACGTGGAGCTTCGGGCCAAGCACACGGACGACAAAGGGGTTGTTTTCAAGGCCGCAGCTACATACCGTGCAGACCAGCAAGGAGAAGTGGACCTGAGCCGTCAGCCGTCCACTGGTGGGTCCTATACGGGTGTGGAGCCCATGGGCTTGTTCTGGTCCATGCTGCCAGAAAGTCCTCATAAGAAGCTGCTGAAGAGAGACGCGTCCAGACCTGCTCTCATCCACATCGAGGTTCACAAAGACGGACAGATCCTCACTGAAGAGACCAACGAGAGGCGCTTCATGGCTGATGGAGTGCAGAGAGTCCCTGTAAGACACGGCAGGTTACGCGGAACTCTCTTCATACCACCGG GCGAAGGGCCGTTCCCTGGAATTATCGATCTGTATACGTTAGGAGGCACTGTGTGCGAGCCCCGAGCAGCTCTCCTGGCGAACAAAGGATTCGTGGTGTTTGCGCTGGCTTTCTACGGCTACCAGGACATGCCCAAAACGGTGGATAGACTCGATCTGGAGTACTTTGAAGAAGGTGTAACGTTTCTACAGACGCAGCCTAAG GTGAAAAAATCCGGAATAGGAATCGTGTCGATCTCAAAAAGTGGAGATCTGGCCCTGTCGATGTCCTCCTTCCTTCCCAACGTATCGGCCACCGTGTGCATCAACACCTGCACCGCCAACGTCCTGTTCCCGCTCCATTATAAAGACATGGTGATCCCGAGTTTCGTCGGCAGCACCAAGAGAATAAGAGTAACAAAATCTGGCATCTTGGATATCAGAGATATCCTTAATGACCCAATGGAGAAGGACCGTGCCGCGGTCATCCCTATCGAGCGTGCCAGCTGCAGATTCCTGTTCATAGTGTCAGGAGATGACCGGAACTGGAACAGCGCCTTTTTCGCGGAGCAAGCATGCGGCAGACTCAAAGCACACGGGAAAGCCAACTACGACATGGTGAGTTATCCGACAGCAGGGCACTTTATGGAAGTCCCCTACATGCCCCATCACCCGTCTGGGCTCCACGCCGCCGTGAGTCAAGTGGTCACTTTTGGAGGCGAACCGAAAGCTCACGCATACGCACAAGTCGACGCGTGGAGGAGAGTCCaagagtttttt